GAGGAAGCTCCTCGATTTCCCAAAAGCGCCGAAGTTCGCTTTCAAGGGAAGGCTGACATAGCGTATGATGCATGGAAATGCGAGGAAGCGCGGATGGCGCGGAACGCGTCGTTGAGGAGTGAGAGCCGGTCGCGGCCGGCGTGAGAGGCCCTGAGAGGACCCATTCGAAGACGGAGTTCTGGGCGATAGGTTGCCCGAGATCCCCTTTGCGAACACCGTCAAGAATTAAATCGTTGTATAAATCGGCTCCAATAATGATTTGGATAGGATCGGGACTGGTCGGATCCGGATCAGCCCACGCTAAATCAGTTAAATGCGAGAGTGACGAAACGTCCGTTTGTCGTTTCGGTGTATACGCGGTTAACTTTCCCAAAATGAGCGCGGTCGTAGTGAACGACGGAGCGCGATTGTCTCTTGGAGAAATAAACAGCCGTGTCGTGTGTCGAAACGTCCCGGCGTGAACGCCGCCGACGGCGGTGACTGAGATCGGCATCCGAATGCGCTTCGCGTGCAAAAATTGCGCTAAAGATTCGGAAACAAACGTCATTTCCAACCCCTGGTCGAGCAACGCTCGGACGACCGCGTCGCGACCAGACGGAGCGCGAACCGTGATCCAGGCGGTCGCTAGAAGGACCTGAGATCGATCTCGGGTGGCCTTGGAGGCGAGCATCGAGGTCACCTCGACTGTCGTTTCCGGCGTTGGAGGCGACGAGCAATCTGCCGAGGATGTTCCCGCCGAGGTTTCTCCCGACGGGGCGAAGGAAGAAGTCGAGTCAGAATGCAACATCGTGTGATGTTTTTTATGACAGGCGCGGCAAGAGTACTTGCTCTTACAATCTTGTGAGGAGTGCTTCTCGCTGAGGCAATTGAAGCAACGCTTATGTTTTTTGACCAGATCTCATCGCTGACTCGAATTCTTCCCCACAAAAAGGGGGCAAACGCTTAGAAGATGCGGCGCCGTGCACAGGGGACACTTCGCAGACGTGGTCGCTGACGCGGTCGCGGCGTGTACTTTCGGCGGAGAAGAGGTTTTATTCGACGGTGCGGGCGCAAAGTTTTCCaacgcgcgcacgcgagatTGAAGGAAACGATTTAAATCCTCGTACGACGGTGGAGAATCTTTGTCCGTTTCCTTCAAATTCCACGCTTTGCGGGTGATCGGATCTAGTTTTTGCGTGACAATATACGCGAGAATGTCGTTCCAAAGTTCTTCCGGCTTTCGCTTAAGATTTAAAAGAGAGGATACCGCGACACTCACTTTGTCATGCAAGCTTTGCAAGTCGGCGGCAGACTCACGGGTAAGCGCCGATAAATTAAGCAGCGCGGAGAGATGTACGTTGAGAGAACGTCTTTTATTTTCGGCGGTCACCGAAATATTTCCGATACACTCGAGAGCGCGGCCTTTAAGACATGACGACAAAAAATGCATCCGAGCGAAATTGTCTAAATCTTTATTGTTTCGAATGAGCGCTGTAAAGCGATCGCGAAACTGTTCCCACTCGGCGTAATTTCCGTCGAAGGGGGGTAACCGAATGGACGGAAGATGTGACAAGGAAAATGCCGAcgcttccgcgcgcgcgctcgtgtTTAACAGAGACTGGTTCGGACTCATGCTCCgggtgaaatttttttttgaaattcgagaaatattttagataaaccggaactgcgacatttcgcacagcatatcaccctattctctctaaatactcggttttcgagcggtattaattttttaaacaatcatacgacattgccagggtcgggaactctttggaaaatgctttagtatgttcagaactattcgagaaatattttagataaaccggaactgcgacatttcgtacagcatatcaccttattctctctaaatactcggttttcgagcggtattaattttttaaacaatcatacgacattgccggggtcgggaactctttggaaaatgctttagtatgttcagaattgttcgagaaatattttagtataaatataataacctGGATCTCCCCGTGTAAGAATGCTGTGTTCCTGAATGCCGACAGGTAAGGTACCGCGGCTGAGAGCAAACTGAGATCGAATATTCGAAAACGTGGGTGTCAGCGACGCACGCAGTGCGCccacattttttaatcactCCATGCACACCGTGTGCGCAAGCAAAGCTCGGCACCGGTGTCTCCCCGACGAACGCCGACGGCAGCCGATTCCCGCCGAAGACGAGTGCGCGGGATCCATAGACTTAGGCTGTGGTCCACTTGATGCtgcaaatgcttcgaagcattcctcttctcctttctttcaataaagaaagaaggagaggaagaacgcttcaaagcatttgtagcgtcaagtggaccgcagcttTATATAGATAGACCGGCCCCTGCCGTAAGAGCACGCGTAGAAAGATAGACGGTGCAGACATAGCCCGTGGATATggtcctctctctttcttctgaTCGCTTGGTGGGGATAGAAGTCTAGACTAGGGATGGGGGAAACGCACACATTGCTCGTCAGTAGATGAAAggcaaatgtatatatatatatttactgacGAGCAATGTGTGCGTTTCCCCCACCCCTATTCCCTACTAGTCCCCACTAGTCTAGACTTCTAGCCCCACCAAGCGAtcagaagaaagagagaggaccATATCCACGGGCTATGTCTGCACCGTCTATCTTCCTATACGCGTGCTCTTACGGCAGGGGCCGGTCTATCTATATAAGTCTATGGCGGGATCGCACCGCTCCCACCACCGCGCGACTCGCCTGACGACAGTGACGACCGGCCTCTCGGACCGCGTCGCTCACAGTAACGCCGAAGCCTCCGGACGGGAGGATTACGTCCGACGAGCGTCCGAATTTTCGACTCTCCGCGTCTCCGGCCGCTTCCCCTCAATCGCTTCGGTGCGCGTCGCAAAATGACATCGATCTGATATATCGATCCGAGTGTCGGTGCACGCGATCATACGAAGTGTTCGATCACCGGAATCGTTCCTTTCGATTTGCTATCGAAATATACTTGACACTCGTGTGAACTTGGTGATCGATCGAGAGCGCGCTTCATTCGAGAACGGCGAGCGCGACCAGCGAGAACATAATAGCCACATATTTCTCAGAGAGTCATGGGAGCATTCGCGCGTTGCGTTCTCGCGCTCGTCGCGACGGCCGCGACGGTCGTCGTCTCGGAGTCGGACGACCTGGCCAAGTCCGACCAACTGACGATCCTCAAGTGTTGCCGATACGGCGAGGAACTGCGACGatcggacgacgcgacgacgcgaGCAACGACGGATTGCCGCGCTGCGAGCCGACGTCGAACGAGTGGAAGCGCCAGACGTTCTACGACGACAACCTGCCCGCCGACTGGCACGTCGTCGACGGCCGACGGCCGGAATGCGACGACAGCTCGGAGCTGATCGACGTGTCCTACCGCAGGGCCAACCCGTTCATCCTCCTCGACAATGGAAACGCGGTGCTCGAGCTCAGTAACGCCGACTCCTTTTCCGCCAGTCATTACTGCGCCGATTCGAACGCCCTGCTCGTGTGCATGAAGAAATCGCCGGGCAATCAAGCCGCTGCGACCATGAGACCGCGGGTGCGACGTTGCTGCGGGGAGAACGCCAGTTTCCACGAACGCGGGTAAGTCTCTCGCACCGAGTTCCTTAATGCGTAAAAGGACAGTACAGAGGCAACAGGAACGGGGGCAGTAGGCAGTAGGACAATTTGTGATAAAACTTGTGATTAGTCAAGTGACAGGCAATAGAGAATAGAAATCCAACGCGTCGGAAattctgttcctattgcctattTCATATTCCGTTATACGAGACGTTGTCCGTTTTTCGTATTTACTCTTGTTTGTCCGTTCCGCTACGCGCAAGACATTGAGACATGGTAGCAAGAAGATGGAGACGCCCGCTCGCGAGGTTTTTGCTTCTGCGAACGCGGAGACGATACGCGGAGTCTCTTGAAGGTGGCCAGATTTTTAACCCTTCGTAGTCACACTTCTCTAGAATATCATTCTAGTCACACTGGGTCATATTGACCCCGTCAATTTTTAATGGTTGCCATTTTAATAGTATCGGTCCAATCGGGTTCAAATAATTCTGGAACATACCTTGAACATTCTAGAATATAAAACAACTGCGATTTTGTGAGAGATCAAATGGCaacatgttgaaaaataatcgtGAAGTACATGCGTAAAAAAGTAGctttttcacttaaaaaatcataactttttaattttttaatttttttaaataaaatttgcaggTTATACTCCTAAGATACGacactttaagaaaaaaatagttctCTAGTGCGCGtttcaaaaaaggtatttATTCCGGCATATGAAGAGGCTCGATTttggagtaaaaaaaatgtggatttattagaaaataatgtgttttattattattattattatggaTATCCTGAGTACACAGAAACATAAgcattattgtttttttgttataaaacgACAAAAAAGTCATTTATTCAGTGCAACCGCAGTTGACGCAGAGATTAACGCGATGAATGTCGCATATCGGCCGGGTGCAGGAGGGGCACTGTTGACTGGTCTTCCGATCTTGCCTTGCGGGAGTTTCAACATACTTGAATGCCTTTTTTTGCTCTTTGGTACTACATACAATACCGTTCTTTCTCCTCAAAATTGATTGAGGACGATCTCGAGCGCTGCAAAACTCGCTCATCTATATAGCGTCGATTCGTACGTTTCGTCGCGGCGAGCGTACTTGAAGATCGATAACGTTCGACAGTATTGCACAACAGCTATTCAGTATCAACCCTTCGCTATTAATCTTTCATAGGGAACTGTATGCCACTTTAGCACTCGGTGCGACTGACGCCCGGGCGATAATGGAAGGCGAATTGAATAGGCCgggatatattttatgattcaaTCAAGATACTGAGAAAATTAAGACGAAAGAAGACTTAATAACTCTCTTCAATAAATTGTTTGCCAATtactttttcttactttttgcTTTCTAAAGGATTCACTTAcgattttatacaaaaagaaTTGTAAATCGCAATGTTAAGGGAAACGTTggacttttgtattttttcggTATGTTAATCAGCGACTTGTCTCAAGCACTCTTCATCTTACATCATATATAATAGCTGAGTGCCTCTATACTCCAAACACTGATCAACCGTTGCCGAACGCTTGGATTAACTTTGATCTCAAGTGCGCGGCGGGATCATACCGGAATGAAAATTCCACAACAAAGCACAACCGGGGGGTGGAAAGGGGGAGAACTTCTCGCAAGATTTGTCTCCTTCTGCGGAACTCGTAAAAGAGTTTAAAACAACCTGTCGTCGAAGCGCGGATCTAGCTCGCGGCGGGTCTAGGTTTGACGGAGGCGCGGAGGGACAGAGGCGAGGCGGGTGCCGACAAAATGAAGCGTATTCGTCCGGTTTAACAAAATAGcaacgtttatttaatagcAATGAAAGATCATGATATATACAATGAGTGTATGATCGCGATACGTACAAAGTTTTAAGAGGCGCGGGTAGGGTCGCCCTACGCGCGAGTGGCGTGCGGGAAAACGCAGTACGCACGTTTACGGACGACGCCGGTTTACCGGATGTCGTGGATCATGACGCGGTGGGTCGGCGCAAGGCACGCCTGCGGTATTAGGCGAGGATGCAGTATGCGGTGCGTGCGACGCGGATGGCGACGGGCGCAGTCGAGGAACAGAGTAGGCGCGGGACCCACCACCGAGAAGCGCTCGGTGGAGGCAGAGTACGGTATCTCGACCCCCTGTGGAAGGCTGTAGCGTCTGAGGACGAGGCGGTATCCGGCGAGAAGCGCTCGGTGGAGACAGAGTAGCGCTCTGCCCCCGTTCGGATATCCCTGTGGATGAGGATGCCGGTCGTTGTTCGAGACACACTCGACGAAGACAGATCTGGCCAGAGGCTCTCTACCCTCGTTCTGATCAGCGGAGTCTAGGAGGATGCGTAAGTTCAGGATCGGTATGGTCGGAGAGACGGGTGATCGGAGAATCGCAATTAGAACGCTCGCTTtatatacgcgtcgcggcggGGGTAGCGACGGCAAGCGCGAGCGTTAGTACGGCGCGGCGGAACGGTGGGGGTTGCGGCGTCTCGACGTCGCGCTTGCCGTTAAGTCGTCTCCGGTCGTCTTCGGCACTGCTCGGTGCTTTCAGACGGTTACCGCGGTAAGTCCGTTCGCGGACTTCCTAACGCAATACAATTTAACGTATAAAATGCGGTGGGCACCTTGTGCCTATTTCTCACCCTGCGGAAGGTCGGTCGGGCGGCTTCGGCGAGATGTTCATGCCGGAACGATGCAGTTTCggggggtgcatcgttacaagtTTTAAACTCCAACCGTTAAAGCGAACGAGCGGATTGGTTTTCGCAGTAAAGCCCCCGAAGTGCTTTGCGATCCACGTTCTTAGacggaacgcgcgcgcgggaccGAGAGAGAAACgcttgagagagagagagagagagagagagagggggagagagagtcTCTTTTCCACGGTATTACGACTGCTTATTTTCTTCCGTCAGCGAGAGTTCCTTGCTACCCAGGAAATTTTCTCGTCCCGTTGCATCTTTCTGGGCGAAATACATCGTGAAAAGTTTGTTAACTTCGCGAATAGTGCACCGCATCGCTGTCGGAGCGTTCCGGGAAACGCGAATCGTCTCTGAAAGGGTGCGGACACGGCATTTTGCTTCCCGAATCGAGGAAACGTTGAGAAACGTCGCGATAAGATGCGCCTTTAAAGCCGTCGAGGTTGGAGCGAAGTGGTGCTCCAGCGATCttatcttctctctctctctctctctctcaaaatgAGCGTTAATTACTATTAGAAgaacaaagatattattatcgcgATGCTTCACTGTCTCTCTCACGTCCACTCCTCGACCGAAAGTAGGTAAATATCACGACGGCAGGCACTAACAGGCGCAATCTACCCATCCAGCACGTACCGCGGACCACTCGGAAAGTCAACCGGAGAGGAGGCGCGCTTGCGCTCCGCTACGACAATAACGCGCATAACGCTATTACTGCGCGCACTTATAATTCGATTACAGCCGGACATAACCGATAATTTAGTCCTGATAATGGGACGCAGCGCGGTTCCCATCGGCGCGGTACGCCGATGGCCCACCGAAACGCTTTTCGCGCGTACCTGTGCAAATACGCGCGTCGCATTGGTACCGCATTGTCCGCTTCTACGCGCTCACACGCGTTACGAAGCGGCTCTTTAGCCACCGTCGCGCCGGGACAAAACAATGCGAAAGAAACGGCGCGCGGATGGCGCGTGAACACCGACAAAAAGTGTACGAAGTATCGTTTTGACGCGCgcatgtacctatatatatgcGCGAGAGAGCGCGTATGTTAACGCGCGTCTGGCCGCTGACGTCCGGCGAGTCGCATCCACCTGCgaaattgtgtaaaatcgAAATCGGGTTTACATACCGAGCCCCACGAGATACAGAAAACGAAATACGAAATCAATTCCGCGCGCGCATTCTCCGCGTTACGTATTTGATGGATGCAACGCTTTTTGCgttcttttgaaaaaaaaaaatattgcctATTTGAAGAAATTATGCGGTTTaccgactttttttttatatttgatccTCTCTCCAGTCACTCGCGAgtttagtatatatatttgatgtttttcaatttttcgaaatatattctaCCTCGTTCTCTGTGACAGAAAACAAAAGTTTGTTCGAACAGGtctataaatgttatttactgTCTGAAAACATagagaaaagtaaatatacatTCTTTTATCAGACATTCTCGATGTACGCTGTTTTGCTTCGAAAAAGTTCAACATCGATAGTTCATCGTGTACGCCTGTACGCAATCGTAGGATTTGTTTTCTGGAAAACCGTATATACGTACAATATACCGTTTGCCATCGCGCGGATATGCCAAGTTCCAgcttatcaagagacacggtagtgtctcgcgccaagtacgcgcgaagcgagacgcaccgtgactcttttacgcgaacgcatgagttgcgagtatccgagattttgagatctcaataacgagtgaacggatcaattTCTAAGTAGGTtcgatcgatagcttggggtttgatttataaataagagtctttttttccgttacgtgccctacgagcgaagatattgcgatgcaaagtccaaatctggaaaatttttttttaagaaacgtccACGTCGGACAAAAATGGCGGCTGGTGTGTCACTTTCCCATTTTTGACACGAGATTGCACTCGTGCACTGTCGCAGTGCGTGACAGTTTTTTACAACCTAGAAAAGGATAAGTGTAAGTGTGTGATAGTCGTGACCGTTGCCGCGTCGTGACagatagtgaaatatatataagtattgacCGTAGAGAGCTGATGCCGAGAGATCTTTAAGAAGGAAGGTGTATCTACAAAATCGTAcaaacacgtacgtatatgctgccttgtaaaagttgtcaaactgtatgtttacgcgagcgttacttctgtagtaacttacgataattcactcgtttacgcggaataaattatcgtaagttactacaaaatcccgtttacgcgaaggaaaattctgtttacgcgaaggaattatcgtaagtttactatagtaaacttacgataattacgctcgcgtaaacgtagtaagtgaaatatataaagtattaaccaCAGAGAGCTGATGTCGAGGAGATCTTCAAAAGAAGGAAGGTATATCCAAAATTGCACACAtacgtatatgctgtcttATAAAAGTTGTCGAACTATATGTTTATGTGAGTGAGTAcatctgtagtaacttacagtaattcatattaagatacgtcgtcgtctctcAATCAGAGAAACGTAACCTTCACTACTTTCAACGGTGGCTCTTGATTTCCGATCATAatagttactataaaatctccCGTTTACGCAgaggaattatcgtatcgtaagttactacagaagtaacgtaAGTTGCGTAAAtaggttataaaaataacacgatgtTATATATGCGGTTTgccgtgaatatatatatatatatatatatatatatatatatgtatgtgtgtatgatTTCTGCctagtgctctgaatgtcatcTAGTCATACATATCAAGAATTTTCGATGGGCTTCTTCAGAAGATAGGATACGAAGAAAATCATAATGCATGATGACGATATCACAAAGATGCTAAGGCTAGATGCCACGAAATGTGCATGTACCGTCGGTCACGCGGAATGCAAGAGAAAATCCGCCGTTAAATTGAGCGAACATTCACGAATCCTGATACCCACAAGTAATTTCTTACAATCTTCTTATGATCCtgattatctcataatttgtatttttgtacgtgtattttatgctttgatagaaggaacgtgaaaaagagcaggaaaaggaaagagcaCTAGCGGCGAAGCAGACAGAAAA
The Temnothorax longispinosus isolate EJ_2023e chromosome 7, Tlon_JGU_v1, whole genome shotgun sequence DNA segment above includes these coding regions:
- the LOC139816969 gene encoding uncharacterized protein; its protein translation is MLHSDSTSSFAPSGETSAGTSSADCSSPPTPETTVEVTSMLASKATRDRSQVLLATAWITVRAPSGRDAVVRALLDQGLEMTFVSESLAQFLHAKRIRMPISVTAVGGVHAGTFRHTTRLFISPRDNRAPSFTTTALILGKLTAYTPKRQTDVSSLSHLTDLAWADPDPTSPDPIQIIIGADLYNDLILDGVRKGDLGQPIAQNSVFEWVLSGPLTPAATGSHSSTTRSAPSALPRISMHHTLCQPSLESELRRFWEIEELPRQSTLTPDEKYCEEHFQLTHSREPDGRYVVRIPFKKDPPIEIGASRSRAETMLNTSLRRFSNYSSLATEYENFLSEYESLGHMRKALPRDEIGQHVYLPHHGVIRESSTTTRLRVVFNASSLTSNGTSLNDHLHAGPKLQTEITAVISRWRKHRYIYTADIAKMYRQIRLDPRDTNYQRILWKLSLRTQ